DNA sequence from the Marinilongibacter aquaticus genome:
CAGCCTCGTATTCTTCTTCTCTGCTTTTCTTTTCCTCGGCCCTTTTGGCGAAGGTCATTTTCATGTCCTTCAGCTCGTGCATACCCATGGCCGGGATCATCTTGTCGACCAAGCTAGCAGGTGCATTCTCAAAAAGAGGGTCGCGGTGCTCGCGAAGGAAATTCATCAAATCTTCCTTTTCAAGCTCTTCGCTGTTCAGTTTTTCACCCAAAAAATGGATCAAAAAACTATTCACAAAACCCGTGTAAACTGTGGTTTCCGATTTCCCGGTTCCGTAATTGCTTACGATCAAACTGATCAACTGGCTTCTGAATGAAGGGAAAATTTGGCTTAGTGTTTTCTCGCCTGTTTGCACAAAACTCTCCAGATCCTTTTCCGATTTCAAAAGCTCGTCAAAAGTTTTACTTTCGAAGTGTTTTGTGTTCAATTTCTCAATTTGACGCACCAACATCCCCGTGCTCATATCGCTGTTGGCACGGCGAATCAAGCCCGCCACCAGTGTATAAAAAATGGCGTGAATCCCACCTTTCGTATCTCCTAAATTCCTCTCTCCAAGCTTTTTAAGGTTTTCAATTCTCTCTTCGGTTAAAACCTCATCAAACTTTTGAAACAACGTCATGTTCTACTTATCTTTAATCTAATTCAATTTTCCATTGCAAATCAACGAAAAAAAGAATTATTTGCATGGCATAAACCTTAATAATTCAACCCTAACTTAAAATAATAATGTCTGACTCTGGATATAAGAAAAGAAGAAGTCAAAACTGGTTCGGCAAAGAAGGAAAAGACGGTTTTATCTACCGCAGCTGGATGAAAAACCAGGGCACGCCTGCCCATCAATTCAAAGGAAAACCTGTTATTGGAATCTGCAACACTTGGTCCGAAGTCACCCCTTGCAACGCCCATTTCAGAGAGCTTGCCCAAAGCGTAAAAAACGGCGTTTACGAAGCTGGCGGATTTCCATTGGAGTTCCCTGTCATGTCTCTTGGCGAAACCCTAATTAGGCCTACAGCAATGCTTTACCGCAATTTGGCCTCGATGACTGTCGAAGAAAGCATTCGTGCCAATCCTTTCGACGCCGTGGTGCTGTTGACCGGTTGCGATAAAACAACACCCTCACTCATTATGGGTGCAGCAAGTGTAGATTTACCCACAATTGTGGTGTCTGGCGGCCCCATGCTCAACGGGAAATTTAGAGGCCGCGAACTGGGTTCTGGCACAGATGTTTGGCGTTTTGATGCCGACAGAAAAGCAGGAAGAATGACCGAAGAAGAGATGGATGAAGCCGAAGCTTGCATGAGCCGAAGCATTGGTCATTGCAATACAATGGGTACAGCCTCTACCATGGCCGTGATGGCCGAGTCACTGGGCTTGACATTGCCCGGTGTTTCGTCTATCCCCGCAGCCGATTCAAGAAAGAAAATGATGGCCCACATGACGGGCATGCGTATAGTGGAGATGGTTGAAGAAGAATTGAGTATTTCCAAAATTCTGACCAAACCCGCCTTCCTCAACGCCATAAAAGTGAACTCTGCCGTAGGCGGTTCAACCAATTTTATACTTCACCTTTTGGCCATTGCCAAACGCGTGGGCATTGATTTAACGTTGAATGATTTTGACGTACACGGATCAAAAATCCCTTTCTTATTGAACTTAATGCCTTCAGGAAAATACCTGATGGAAGATTACTACTATGCAGGTGGCATTCAGGTGATTATGAAAGAATTGAGCGAACACCTCGATCGCAATGTGATCACCGTTAACGGCAAAAACCTTCATGAAAATTCGGCCAAAGCCCGCAATTGGAATACCGATGTGATTCGCCCGATTACTGATCCAATCTTGAAAGAAGGCGGAATCACCGTTGTACGGGGCAATTTGTGTACAGAAGGTGCGGTAATCAAAGTATCTGCAGCAACCCCTTCCCTTCTGAAGCACAAAGGACGTGCCGTGGTATTTGAAAACATCGAGGATTATCACGCCCGTGTAGACGATCCCGATTTGGATATTGACGAAACATGCGTGATGGTGTTGAAAAACGTGGGACCAAAAGGATATCCAGGAATGCCCGAAGTGGGCAATATGGCCCTGCCAAAAAAGATACTCGAAAAAGGCATCGACGATATGGTGAGGATTTCTGATGGCCGCATGAGCGGAACGGCCTATGGCACCGTCTTCCTTCACGCTTCGCCCGAATCGGCCTTGGGAAGCCCTCTGGCCTTGGTACAAAACGGCGATATCATCGAATGCGATGTACAAGCCAAGAAAATCCATCTGCATGTTTCGGATGAAGAACTGGCCGAGCGAAGAAAAAATTGGCAGCCTGAAGACCTCGGTTTTGACCGTGGGTACATCAAACTTTATATCGATACTGTAAACCAAGCACACGAAGGTGCAGACATGGACTTCCTTCCGGGCTGCTCTGGGCATGTAGTGAATAGAGAATCGCACTAAAGTCTTGATTTAGAAGAGGATTTGGCCTTTTGGAGAATAATTTTTACATTCGCTCCAATCAAACCTTCTAACTACCTGACTGTATATGCAATTCCGTACGGAAATTGAGCCGTTCGCCTACCCATTTAAGATAGAAGAACGAAATAAGATCCTGTGTATCGGCTCCTGTTTTTCGGATAAGATCGGAAACTATTTGGTTGAAAACAAAATGGATTGCATGGCCAATCCGTATGGCCTAATTTTCAACCCCATTTCCGTGTTTCGTCTCCTTGGCCAAAGCTTGAGAGAGCAAAGGGTAATGGAGAATTACCTTACCGAAAACCAGGGTACATGGTACCACTATGATTTTCATTCCAAACATTCTGGAGCTGAGCCCGGCCAGCTGACAAACGACCTGAATCAGTTGCATGCGGATGTGCGAAACTTTATCCGAAAATGCGACTATATTGTCATCACCTTGGGTACGGCTTTTGTGCACAGACTGAAAAACAATCAACATATTGTAGCCAATTGCCATAAAAAGCCCGCCAGCCTTTTCCAGCGGGAATTGCTTACTCAGAAGGAAATCGGGATTCGTTTCAGGCAGTTTTACGAAAAACTCAAACTGAGCAACCCGAAAGTGAAAATCATTTTCACCGTCAGCCCAGTACGGCATACCAAAGACGGATTGCAAGGAAACAGCCTGAGCAAAAGCATCTTGCGTATGGCCGCCCACTACTTCTGCATGGATTTTCGCGATGTTTTCTATTTTCCCAGCTACGAAATGCTCATCGATGACCTCCGCGATTACCGCTATTACGAGGCCGACATGATCCATGTCAATCAGAGTGGTCAAGAATACGTCATCAACAAATTCCAAGAAGCCGCCTTTTCCGACACCCTCAAGGCCTTTATTGCCCAATGGCAACAACTGAGAAGCCAATTGAACCACAAAGCATTTCATCCTTCATCAGAACAGCACCAAGCATTTCTTAGAAAATTACTGGAACGCCTCGAAAATTTTGCCCAAAAGGTAGATGTAAGTAAAGAAAAGGAATGGGTAAAAGCTCAACTGCTTTGAGCAGCAGCATTTTAAGTACAAACCAAACTTTATCCGTGTACTTTCTGTTTTTGGGTTGAATCAATTTCTGACTAAAAATAAATTTTGTGGCAAGTAAAGACGACTTGATAAAAGCATTGAGCCGTGTAGAAGAGCCTGATCTGAAACAAGATTTGATCAGCTTGAACATGGTGAAAGACATTGCAATTGACGGCAAGAAAATAGAGTTTACGGTAGTTCTGACCACCCCAGCCTGCCCTTTGAAAGAAGTAATTAAAAACCGCTGCATTGAGGCAATCGAAGCGGAAATAGGCACGGGGTATGAAATTGACATCAAGATGTCGGCCGAAGTCACCTCGATTCGCAACAACGCACCCCAACTTCCTGGCGTAAAAAACATTGTAGCCATTTCTTCGGGCAAAGGTGGCGTAGGCAAATCTACTGTAACCGCCAATTTGGCTTTGGCACTTAAAAAGGCCGGGGCGAAAGTAGGTATTTTGGATGCCGACATTTTTGGACCGTCGATTCCGATCATGTTCGGTGCGGAAGATGTGCAGCCACTTATCTCGCCGAAAG
Encoded proteins:
- a CDS encoding IlvD/Edd family dehydratase, producing the protein MSDSGYKKRRSQNWFGKEGKDGFIYRSWMKNQGTPAHQFKGKPVIGICNTWSEVTPCNAHFRELAQSVKNGVYEAGGFPLEFPVMSLGETLIRPTAMLYRNLASMTVEESIRANPFDAVVLLTGCDKTTPSLIMGAASVDLPTIVVSGGPMLNGKFRGRELGSGTDVWRFDADRKAGRMTEEEMDEAEACMSRSIGHCNTMGTASTMAVMAESLGLTLPGVSSIPAADSRKKMMAHMTGMRIVEMVEEELSISKILTKPAFLNAIKVNSAVGGSTNFILHLLAIAKRVGIDLTLNDFDVHGSKIPFLLNLMPSGKYLMEDYYYAGGIQVIMKELSEHLDRNVITVNGKNLHENSAKARNWNTDVIRPITDPILKEGGITVVRGNLCTEGAVIKVSAATPSLLKHKGRAVVFENIEDYHARVDDPDLDIDETCVMVLKNVGPKGYPGMPEVGNMALPKKILEKGIDDMVRISDGRMSGTAYGTVFLHASPESALGSPLALVQNGDIIECDVQAKKIHLHVSDEELAERRKNWQPEDLGFDRGYIKLYIDTVNQAHEGADMDFLPGCSGHVVNRESH
- a CDS encoding GSCFA domain-containing protein, whose protein sequence is MQFRTEIEPFAYPFKIEERNKILCIGSCFSDKIGNYLVENKMDCMANPYGLIFNPISVFRLLGQSLREQRVMENYLTENQGTWYHYDFHSKHSGAEPGQLTNDLNQLHADVRNFIRKCDYIVITLGTAFVHRLKNNQHIVANCHKKPASLFQRELLTQKEIGIRFRQFYEKLKLSNPKVKIIFTVSPVRHTKDGLQGNSLSKSILRMAAHYFCMDFRDVFYFPSYEMLIDDLRDYRYYEADMIHVNQSGQEYVINKFQEAAFSDTLKAFIAQWQQLRSQLNHKAFHPSSEQHQAFLRKLLERLENFAQKVDVSKEKEWVKAQLL